GCGAATTTAATTTTAAGCATCAAAGATAAAGTTATTTACTAATTTTGCTGTAATGGCGAAACTTTCAGTTATCATCCCAACTTTCAACGAAGAAGCATACATTGAAGACGCCCTGTTTTCAGTTGCTTTCGCCGATGAAATTATAGTAATTGATTCCTTCAGCACCGATAATACTCCAGAAATTGCCAAGAAATACGCCACCAAGTTTCTTCAGCGAAAGTTTGATAATTTTTCAAATCAGAAAAATTTCGCTTTAAAAGAAGCTACTGGCGACTGGGTTTTATTTTTGGATGCCGATGAACGGGTGACGCATTCTTTGGAAGCTGAAATTAAAGCAACCCTTCAAAATCCAAAGCACGGTGGTTACAAAATAAATTTTCCGCATTTTTATATGAACCGTTTTCTCTATCATCACAGCGACGACGTGCTTCGGCTCGTAAAACGTGAAGGTGCGCAATATGCCGGCTCGGTACACGAAAAACTTACTTGCAATGGTAGCGTCGGAAAGCTGAAAAACAAAATGCTCCATTTTACCTATAAGGGATTGGAGAATTACATCTCAAAAAAAGAATCGTACGCTTGGTTTCAAGCACAGCAACAGTTTGAAAAAGGTAAAAAAGCAACGTGGCTCCATCTTTTATTTAAACCGAGCTACCGGTTTTTTCGTTCCTTTATTTTAAAGGGCGGGTTCCGTGATGGCGTTCCGGGAATGACGGTTGCTGCCGTGAATGCTTATGGCGTTTTTGAACGTTACGTAAAATTGATGCTGCTTAAAAAAGGGATGCGTTAGCCAGTCCCCTTAACCCCCAAAGGGGGAGATTACAACATTGCCTTCCTCTCCCCTTGGGGAGGCCGAAAGGGGACTAAAAAAGCTTCCCAAACCGAATTTTCTGCCGAAACTTTAACATTGAAAATTCGCCCTTTACATCAATTCGCTGGATTTCATAGGGTTTTTTAAAAGGGAAAGGGTTAATTCTATTCCCGATGCGTAGCCCATATTCAATGCCGTTTTGGGAAAGCATCTTCTTAAAGATTTCATTTAACTTTTTTTCCTTCGGAAATTTGCCGTAGGGATATGCCAAAACGGGTGAAAAATTCAATTTGTTCTCTGCAACAAATTCTACGCAACGGCGGGTATCGGCTTCAATTTCGGCATTGGAAAGCGCTGTATATTTTTTGTGATAAAAGGAATGAAAACCAAGCTCCACAATTTTAGGGTCTAACTTTTTTACTTGTTCCAAAGTCATAATTTCCAAAGAAGAAGTATTCCAAGTATCGGTTTTGCCCAAAAAATTCAAAGGCACAAAAAATGTAGCTTTTAACTTGTATTTCTTCAATAACGGCAGCGC
This region of Aequorivita marisscotiae genomic DNA includes:
- a CDS encoding glycosyltransferase family 2 protein — its product is MAKLSVIIPTFNEEAYIEDALFSVAFADEIIVIDSFSTDNTPEIAKKYATKFLQRKFDNFSNQKNFALKEATGDWVLFLDADERVTHSLEAEIKATLQNPKHGGYKINFPHFYMNRFLYHHSDDVLRLVKREGAQYAGSVHEKLTCNGSVGKLKNKMLHFTYKGLENYISKKESYAWFQAQQQFEKGKKATWLHLLFKPSYRFFRSFILKGGFRDGVPGMTVAAVNAYGVFERYVKLMLLKKGMR
- a CDS encoding polysaccharide deacetylase family protein, producing the protein MAKLPILMYHHVTAEKGNGLTISVVNLEKQFKYLAENGYKTYHFSELHKLKALPKGKNIVITFDDAYVSQMELALPLLKKYKLKATFFVPLNFLGKTDTWNTSSLEIMTLEQVKKLDPKIVELGFHSFYHKKYTALSNAEIEADTRRCVEFVAENKLNFSPVLAYPYGKFPKEKKLNEIFKKMLSQNGIEYGLRIGNRINPFPFKKPYEIQRIDVKGEFSMLKFRQKIRFGKLF